From one Diprion similis isolate iyDipSimi1 chromosome 7, iyDipSimi1.1, whole genome shotgun sequence genomic stretch:
- the LOC124407889 gene encoding zinc finger and SCAN domain-containing protein 21-like yields MACQALGRCRICARKHKIAIYGSEERQHIFIEKANLKLIILNTVCAVCITKIERLIKKMDPDLNFSNGIEDQDNYEIKPDVNLQLSREEPRESSEKVNENSEKSASIRSTTKDVESPVHPERKSVAFQGSIAITRTKRVETPFRKRFRNDHSDISDKSEETTTPKEWRDSSTTFATRDEREANSLSPAGPPAVCTITATNRGSDDTLLAVKRQGRCLSCDFCQKRFTHAGDLNKHRRKHTGEKPYECDQCQRKFAHASNLARHQRVHSGERPFVCTGCTRTFSRRDKLTVHVTAGRCC; encoded by the exons ATGGCTTGCCAAGCTCTCGGACGGTGCCGCATCTGCGCTCGGAAGCACAAAATTGCCATCTACGGAAGCGAAGAGAGGCAACATATCTTCATTGAGAAAGCCAACCTGAAGCTCATT ATTTTGAACACCGTGTGCGCAGTTTGCATAACGAAAATCGAACGTTTGATAAAGAAGATGGATCCGGACCTGAATTTCAGCAACGGCATCGAGGATCAGGATAACTACGAGATAAAGCCTGATGTAAACTTGCAGTTGTCGCGAGAAGAACCCAGGGAAAGTAGCGAAAAGGTGAACGAGAACAGTGAAAAATCTGCATCTATCAGATCGACGACGAAGGACGTCGAATCTCCGGTCCATCCCGAGCGGAAGTCTGTCGCGTTTCAGGGTTCGATTGCAATCACAAGAACGAAAAGAGTGGAAACCCCGTTTCGAAAACGCTTTAGAAATGACCATTCAGATATTAGCGACAAGTCTGAGGAAACAACCACGCCGAAAGAGTGGCGAGATTCATCGACAACATTTGCGACTCGCGACGAGAGGGAAGCGAACAGTTTATC GCCGGCTGGACCTCCCGCGGTGTGTACTATTACCGCCACGAATCGCGGCTCGGACGATACTTTGTTGGCCGTCAAAAGGCAAGGCCGTTGCTTGTCGtgtgatttttgtcaaaagagGTTTacacatgcaggcgacctgaACAAACACCGTCGAAAGCATACTGGAGAAAAACCGTACGAGTGTGACCAGTGCCAACGGAAGTTTGCGCACGCTTCGAACTTGGCGAGGCATCAACGTGTTCATTCCGGCGAGAGACCGTTCGTTTGCACCGGATGCACCCGAACATTTAGCAGGCGAGATAAACTGACTGTCCACGTTACAGCGGGACGCTGCTGCTAG
- the LOC124407888 gene encoding BRISC and BRCA1-A complex member 1-like, translated as MLKMIDNQDSSDEIQSMARRFQTVTTIENIMSGPREATELINPLSSIRQNYHAATIPMQVHNKQEMKKEVETYKTDENDMVRSLPEINLPEKIVLIIDITKEKDCTQFKLGTGATYMPMFLIKRVVEIFVGAKSMINRNHEFAIMTLCSDSIKWVCDFTANIKTVLNTLDSLAEEELNTDDTSFDLSQVFEALNTHTDLPRDTDSNDIPSFITRAILIYSRSNCIPRFQTGNKFFELLSDNPYFILDALFIHEPPSSENMCEEVYNELTALDAKNLSYILEVGRNATKLHDNMAKLLAHPMQRPLQKNTSYTICIPGTEEIHSNV; from the coding sequence ATGTTAAAAATGATAGACAATCAGGATTCAAGCGACGAAATACAGTCGATGGCGCGGAGGTTTCAGACTGTGACAACGATAGAGAACATTATGAGTGGTCCTAGAGAGGCTACGGAGCTGATTAACCCACTATCGTCGATCCGCCAAAACTACCACGCCGCCACTATTCCAATGCAAGTTCATAACAAGCAGGAAATGAAGAAGGAAGTGGAAACATATAAGACTGATGAAAATGATATGGTACGCTCGTTGCCAGAGATTAATCTGCCTGAGAAAATAGTATTGATAATTGACATTACCAAAGAGAAGGACTGCACCCAATTCAAGTTAGGAACAGGAGCTACCTACATGCCTatgtttttaataaaaagagttgttgaaattttcgttggTGCAAAGTCGATGATCAATCGAAACCATGAGTTTGCTATAATGACTCTATGCTCTGACTCGATCAAATGGGTTTGCGACTTTACCGCCAATATCAAAACCGTTCTCAACACTCTAGATTCTCTCGCAGAAGAGGAACTCAATACAGACGACACTTCATTTGATCTAAGCCAAGTGTTCGAGGCTCTTAACACTCATACCGATTTGCCAAGGGACACGGACTCCAATGATATCCCCTCTTTCATCACAAGGGCTATATTGATTTACTCGCGGTCAAACTGTATTCCCCGGTTTCAAAcaggaaacaaatttttcgagttGTTGTCAGATAATCCATACTTCATACTGGATGCTTTGTTTATTCACGAACCGCCAAGTAGCGAGAACATGTGTGAAGAAGTTTACAACGAGCTTACGGCTCTAGATGCTAAGAATTTATCTTATATCCTAGAAGTTGGAAGAAACGCCACCAAACTCCATGACAATATGGCCAAATTACTCGCACATCCTATGCAGAGGCCCTTGCAAAAGAATACTTCTTACACCATTTGCATACCTGGAACGGAAGAAATTCACTCAAATGTttag
- the LOC124407887 gene encoding lysophospholipid acyltransferase 6 isoform X5: MRTHDPRSMQRPVLLVALLYLSCIHFHRQVYDYGSYTLDITGPLMVITQKVTSLAYSVHDGMTRKEEELTPSQRYHAVKKMPTALEYFAYVLHFQALMAGPVIFYRDYIDFIGGHNIYGSKTLAGYTDKNLNSNKIVLEPSPRLVVVKKVLASCMCAVIFVSFIPSFPIQKIKEDDFIENTTLGYKVGFLMVSTMLVRFKYYHAWLFADAICNSSGLGFNGYNVDGTARWDLISNVDVLKFETALSLRDSIEQWNKGTNRWLRMIVYERVETHSTILTYALSALWHGFYPGYYLTFAGGALFTFAARSIRRHVRPYFLGSNVSKLFYDTLTFSTTRVFMAYITFSFILLEFYPSIRLYLHMYLAPHILALAALILLPKLSALMHHQKITTAAATAAASDISTKKHVSNGHGGPVADRMAHVAHLAQKAQ, from the exons GTCCGCTGATGGTGATAACACAAAAGGTAACGAGCCTTGCCTACAGCGTCCACGACGGAATGACACGCAAGGAAGAGGAACTAACTCCCTCGCAGCGATATCACGCCGTCAA aaaaatgcCTACAGCCCTTGAGTATTTCGCCTACGTCCTACACTTTCAAGCGTTGATGGCTGGTCCGGTTATTTTCTACCGTGACTACATTGATTTTATCGGCGGTCACAATATTTATGGCTCGAAAACGTTAGCT GGCTACACGGACAAGAATTTGAACAGTAACAAGATCGTCTTGGAACCTTCGCCGCGTCTGGTTGTGGTAAAGAAGGTTCTTGCCAGCTGTATGTGTGCTGTAATATTTGTCTCTTTCATACCATCCTTTCCGATACAAAAAATCAAAG AGGATGACTTCATCGAAAATACGACTCTTGGTTACAAGGTGGGCTTTCTTATGGTGTCCACGATGCTAGTTCGCTTCAAGTACTATCACGCGTGGCTCTTTGCTGACGCTATATGCAACAGTTCGGGCCTCGGCTTCAACGGTTACAATGTCGATGGCACCGCGCGCTGGGACCTGATTTCAAACGTCGACGTACTTAAGTTCGAA ACGGCGCTTAGCCTAAGGGACAGCATAGAGCAGTGGAACAAGGGTACCAATCGGTGGCTACGCATGATCGTTTACGAAAGGGTAGAAACACACAGTACTATCCTCACCTACGCGTTGTCCGCGCTATGGCATGGTTTTTATCCTGGCTACTACTTGACCTTTGCTGGAGGGGCGTTATTCACCTTCGCAGCGCGATCT ATACGGCGACACGTTCGACCTTACTTCCTCGGATCGAATGTTTCCAAGCTATTTTACGATACGCTTACTTTTTCCACAACTCGAGTTTTCATGGCATACATCACCTTCAGCTTCATTCTACTCGAGTTCTACCCCAGTATCAGACTGTACCT ACACATGTACCTTGCCCCGCATATTTTGGCACTGGCAGCTCTAATTCTTTTGCCGAAATTGTCGGCGCTAATGCACCACCAAAAGATTACTACTGCTGCCGCTACGGCTGCAGCCTCGGacatttctacaaaaaaacatGTGTCGAATGGTCACGGCGGGCCAGTTGCTGACCGCATGGCTCACGTCGCCCACCTCGCACAAAAGGCTCAGTAA
- the LOC124408263 gene encoding putative nuclease HARBI1, which produces MYVQNLLESSDDESDDDEDLIYIFGNRAGQNIIVRTKDYVETTVFRMTDETFKSHFRMRRDTFQFLLNLLGPDLHKQSVHYGRHPISVEKQLLLSIWTMATPDSYRSVCDRFDVGKATAWRSVWKVVKSIYNYLPVYIKWPTREEARTTSNYVHRRYGFPNVFGAVDGTHIRIAQPKEHHASYINRKGFHSIQTQLVCDHKLKIIHAYCGEAGSVHDARVFRLSSLQNYCTPEFLPDDTHLLGDKAYSIQPCIMVPYRNNGNLSQECLRYNMIHSSSRMMIERANASLKGRFRSLLDKLPFKRTDLIPYYVIACCILHNICILRNDLIEIPILVNHDIPAFDVDVEVNNAMKVAGMEKRERLKNFINNLEI; this is translated from the exons ATGTACG TCCAAAATTTATTGGAATCTTCCGATGATGAATCTGATGACGATGAAGATCTCATATACATCTTTGGAAATCGTGCGGGACAAAATATCATCGTCAGAACAAAAGATTATGTGGAGACAACCGTTTTTAGAATGACTGATGAAACTTTTAAAAGTCACTTTCG CATGAGGCGAGATACTTTTCAATTCCTACTAAATTTACTCGGACCTGATTTACATAAACAATCTGTTCATTACGGTAGACACCCCATTTCTGTCGAAAAACAGCTTCTCTTGAGTATTTGGACCATGGCAACACCAGACTCCTAcag atCTGTATGTGATCGCTTTGATGTCGGAAAAGCAACTGCATGGAGATCTGTTTGGAAAGTAGTtaaatcaatttataattatttacctGTCTACATCAAATGGCCTACGCGCGAAGAAGCAAGGACAACATCAAATTATGTACATCGACGGTACGGATTTCCAAACGTTTTTGGAGCAGTTGATGGAACACATATAAGAATAGCTCAGCCCAAAGAACACCATGCTAGCTATATTAATCGTAAAGGATTTCATTCCATCCAAACtcag cTAGTATGTGatcataaattgaaaatcattcatgCATATTGTGGTGAAGCAGGTTCAGTTCATGACGCTCGAGTTTTCCGGCTGTCAAGTCTACAAAATTATTGTACACCTGAATTTCTTCCTGATGACACTCATTTGTTAGGAGACAAGGCTTACAGTATCCAACCGTGTATAATGGTACCTTATCGAAACAATGGTAATTTAAGTCAAGAATGTTTACGATACAATATGATACATTCGAGTTCGCGTATGATGATAGAACGAGCAAACGCTTCATTAAAAGGGAGATTTCGCAGTTTATTAGACAAGCTACCATTCAAAAGAACCGATTTAATACCATATTATGTTATTGCTTGTTGTATTTTGCACAACATTTGTATTTTGAGAAACGATTTGATCGAAATTCCGATTCTTGTGAATCATGACATTCCAGCATTTGATGTTGATGTTGAAGTAAATAATGCCATGAAAGTTGCCGGAATGGAGAAGAGAGAacgcttgaaaaattttattaacaatttggaaatttaa
- the LOC124407886 gene encoding laccase-1-like, with protein sequence MLLLVELMVLAAQIMALGHEVVAETVITAAEAPAWFMKSEFFSESEPMTDLSKHPCRRRCRDGEPSMECRYDFRLEAYHTMSKACFDCFSNITDCFRQDCIPADGVKRSLVVVNRQMPGPAIEVCLGDRIIVDVHNMLPAESTTMHWHGQHHRSTPYMDGVPYVTQCPIHPGATFRYHYGAATSGTHFWHSHSGFQRGDGVFGPLIVRVPPLLDPHFNYYDFDEHTMIVMDWDHETGADKFLAHHHAGGDNKPSNLLVNGLGRYDGVKTPLATFVVKEKRRYRFRVINAEFLNCPIEISIDNHTIYVISTDGNDIQPVEAESLVTYAGERFDFILQANQKQDNYWIRFRGLMDCDERFTRANQVAILRYMGAPEVEPTANVSYERNVSTSTKALQVNALNQGTENNATTSMPLLYSLDLDNEANTRDPDYQFYISYDFYAKDNPHFHRKNLYGFHKVINNSQRVFTPQLNYISMKLPDFPLLSQREAIRPDQFCNESSVTNCEENYCACTHVLQVKLGSVVELVLIDKGFTYDANHPFHLHGHDFRVVAMERVGKNVTVDEVKRLDAAGLIKRKLSQAPIKDTVTVPDGGYTVVRFHANNPGYWLFHCHIEFHVELGMALVFKVGEHKDFPPVPDKFPRCGSYTPIGPPEATTRTTVETTTVDSTTTELMTTKKSFSTASTTTTTATATSNLTENEVVIREQLSIIRWLSSVVRDLTMKASSADSTKKISPVKIVLSIVTLLFANSIQR encoded by the exons ATGCTTCTACTCGTGGAACTCATGGTTTTGGCGGCTCAGATAATGGCGCTGGGTCACGAAGTCGTTGCAG AAACGGTGATAACGGCGGCTGAGGCGCCCGCGTGGTTCATGAAATCGGAATTCTTCTCCGAAAGCGAGCCAATGACGGACCTGAGCAAACACCCGTGTCGGCGAAGATGCAGGGACGGAGAGCCCTCCATGGAATGTCGCTACGATTTCCGTCTTGAGGCTTATCACACAATGAGCAAAGCCTGCTTCGACTGCTTTTCAAATATAACCGACTGCTTCAGGCAGGATTGCATTCCCGCCGACGGCGTGAAGCGATCCCTCGTCGTAGTCAACCGGCAGATGCCAGGACCCGCTATCGAG GTCTGTCTGGGGGACCGGATAATAGTCGACGTCCACAACATGTTGCCCGCGGAGAGCACGACCATGCACTGGCACGGACAACACCATCGCAGCACCCCTTACATGGACGGCGTACCCTACGTGACGCAGTGCCCGATTCACCCTGGAGCCACCTTCCGGTATCACTACGGCGCAGCCACCTCCGGGACCCATTTTTGGCATTCGCATTCCG GATTTCAGCGCGGCGACGGTGTCTTCGGCCCGCTCATAGTCCGCGTTCCACCCCTTCTGGACCCTCACTTTAATTACTACGACTTCGACGAGCACACGATGATCGTCATGGATTGGGATCACGAGACCGGCGCCGATAAGTTTCTCGCTCACCACCACGCTGGCGGAGACAACAAGCCCTCAAACCTTCTGGTGAACGGCCTCGGCCGCTACGATGGTGTCAAGACACCCCTCGCCACTTTCGTTGTGAAAGAG AAACGAAGGTACAGATTCCGCGTGATAAACGCCGAGTTCCTCAATTGTCCAATCGAGATCTCTATCGACAATCACACCATCTACGTAATCAGCACCGACGGAAACGATATCCAACCGGTTGAAG CCGAATCGCTAGTTACCTACGCTGGGGAGAGATTCGACTTTATCCTCCAGGCAAACCAGAAGCAGGACAACTATTGGATTCGGTTCCGGGGTCTTATGGACTGCGACGAGCGGTTCACCAGGGCAAACCAGGTGGCAATTTTACGGTATATGGGAGCACCCGAGGTCGAGCCAACCGCAAATGTATCTTACGAACGAAATGTTTCAACCTCAACGAAAGCGTTG CAAGTCAATGCGCTCAATCAAGGCACGGAAAATAACGCGACGACCAGCATGCCGTTACTGTACTCCCTGGATCTCGACAACGAGGCCAACACCAGAGATCCGGATTATCAGTTTTATATTTCTTATGATTTTTATGCAAAGGATAACCCCCATTTTCACCGGAAAAATCTCTACGGTTTTCACAAAG TGATAAACAACAGTCAGAGAGTATTTACGCCCCAACTTAATTACATATCAATGAAACTACCGGATTTTCCGCTGCTCTCCCAACGCGAAGCGATCCGGCCTGATCAGTTCTGTAACGAAAGTAGCGTTACAAATTGCGAAGAAAACTATTGCGCCTGCACTCACGTTCTCCAAGTAAAATTGGGAAGCGTGGTAGAGCTGGTTTTGATCGACAAAG GTTTTACCTATGATGCAAACCATCCATTTCACTTACACGGTCACGACTTCCGAGTCGTGGCCATGGAGagggttggaaaaaatgttacagTCGACGAAGTTAAGAGGCTAGATGCTGCTGGTCTTATTAAAAGAAAGCTCAGTCAGGCCCCAATCAAGGACACGGTGACCGTTCCTGATGGAGGTTACACGGTGGTCCGTTTCCACGCCAACAACCCCG GGTACTGGCTGTTCCATTGCCACATCGAGTTTCACGTTGAACTTGGGATGGCCTTAGTATTCAAAGTCGGTGAGCACAAGGACTTTCCACCGGTACCCGATAAGTTTCCACGATGTGGAAGCTACACCCCAATTGGACCTCCGGAAGCAACGACGAGGACAACCGTGGAGACGACGACTGTTGATTCAACGACGACGGAGTTGATGACaacgaaaaaatcattttccacggcttcgacgacgacgacgaccgcGACCGCGACGTCAAATCTCACAGAAAACGAGGTTGTGATCAGAGAACAGCTCAGCATAATTCGATGGCTTTCTTCGGTTGTTCGCGATTTGACGATGAAGGCCAGCTCGGCGGattcgaccaaaaaaatttctcctgtTAAGATCGTTCTCTCAATAGTCACACTTTTGTTTGCCAATAGTATTCAACGATAA